One part of the Arabidopsis thaliana chromosome 1 sequence genome encodes these proteins:
- the DRT112 gene encoding Cupredoxin superfamily protein (DNA-DAMAGE-REPAIR/TOLERATION PROTEIN 112 (DRT112); FUNCTIONS IN: electron carrier activity, copper ion binding; INVOLVED IN: response to UV, response to chemical stimulus, copper ion homeostasis, negative regulation of translation, response to copper ion; LOCATED IN: thylakoid, thylakoid lumen, chloroplast thylakoid lumen, chloroplast stroma, chloroplast; EXPRESSED IN: 25 plant structures; EXPRESSED DURING: 13 growth stages; CONTAINS InterPro DOMAIN/s: Blue (type 1) copper protein (InterPro:IPR001235), Cupredoxin (InterPro:IPR008972), Plastocyanin (InterPro:IPR002387), Blue (type 1) copper domain (InterPro:IPR000923); BEST Arabidopsis thaliana protein match is: plastocyanin 1 (TAIR:AT1G76100.1); Has 1286 Blast hits to 1278 proteins in 235 species: Archae - 146; Bacteria - 416; Metazoa - 0; Fungi - 2; Plants - 206; Viruses - 5; Other Eukaryotes - 511 (source: NCBI BLink).): MASVTSATVAIPSFTGLKASTIKSSATVRIQTAAVASPKLTVKSSLKNFGVAAVAAAASIALAGNAMAIEVLLGGGDGSLAFIPNDFSIAKGEKIVFKNNAGYPHNVVFDEDEIPSGVDVAKISMDEQDLLNGAGETYEVALTEPGTYSFYCAPHQGAGMVGKVTVN, from the coding sequence ATGGCCTCAGTAACCTCAGCCACCGTTGCAATCCCATCTTTCACCGGCCTTAAAGCCTCAACCATCAAATCATCCGCCACCGTCAGAATCCAAACTGCTGCTGTTGCATCACCGAAGCTTACAGTGAAGTCATCTCTAAAGAACTTCGGAGTCGCGGCCGTAGCGGCTGCAGCTTCAATTGCTTTGGCCGGAAACGCCATGGCAATAGAAGTTCTCTTGGGAGGAGGGGATGGGTCGTTAGCTTTTATTCCCAACGACTTCTCTATAGCTAAAGGAGAGAAGATTGTGTTCAAGAACAACGCTGGATACCCACACAATGTTGTCTTCGATGAAGACGAGATCCCAAGTGGCGTCGACGTGGCCAAGATCTCGATGGACGAGCAAGATCTACTCAACGGTGCGGGAGAGACGTACGAGGTTGCTTTGACCGAGCCAGGGACTTACAGCTTCTACTGTGCGCCACATCAGGGTGCTGGTATGGTCGGTAAAGTCACCGTTAACTAA
- the TIM17-1 gene encoding translocase inner membrane subunit 17-1 (translocase inner membrane subunit 17-1 (TIM17-1); FUNCTIONS IN: protein transporter activity, P-P-bond-hydrolysis-driven protein transmembrane transporter activity; INVOLVED IN: protein transport; LOCATED IN: mitochondrial inner membrane presequence translocase complex; EXPRESSED IN: 11 plant structures; EXPRESSED DURING: 9 growth stages; CONTAINS InterPro DOMAIN/s: Mitochondrial inner membrane translocase complex, subunit Tim17/22 (InterPro:IPR003397); BEST Arabidopsis thaliana protein match is: translocase inner membrane subunit 17-2 (TAIR:AT2G37410.2); Has 784 Blast hits to 781 proteins in 207 species: Archae - 0; Bacteria - 0; Metazoa - 333; Fungi - 216; Plants - 165; Viruses - 0; Other Eukaryotes - 70 (source: NCBI BLink).), whose amino-acid sequence MGTPESSREPCPDRILDDVGGAFAMGAVGGSAYHLIRGIYNSPGGARLSGGVQALRMSGPRSGGSFSVWGGLYSTFDCALVYARQKEDPWNSILSGAATGGFLSLRQGLGASARSALVGGVLLAMIEGVGIMLNKVQSTAHNEQFMEDHAATSLPYGMGQISGQSVPVPETSSSSSGSVSWFGSLFKKKKETEDHHSESRTHILESFDAPPVPTYEFK is encoded by the coding sequence ATGGGAACTCCAGAATCATCGAGAGAGCCATGTCCGGATCGGATCCTAGATGATGTCGGAGGTGCGTTTGCGATGGGTGCTGTTGGTGGATCAGCGTATCACCTCATAAGAGGAATCTACAACTCTCCCGGCGGAGCTCGTCTCTCCGGCGGCGTTCAAGCTTTGAGAATGAGCGGGCCGAGAAGCGGAGGAAGCTTCTCCGTGTGGGGTGGTCTTTACTCAACCTTCGATTGTGCGTTGGTGTACGCAAGACAAAAGGAAGATCCATGGAACTCGATCTTATCTGGTGCAGCCACTGGAGGATTCCTCTCGTTGCGTCAAGGCTTAGGCGCGTCTGCTAGATCGGCTTTAGTCGGAGGTGTGTTGTTGGCTATGATAGAAGGAGTTGGTATCATGTTAAACAAAGTTCAGAGTACTGCGCATAACGAGCAGTTCATGGAGGATCATGCAGCTACTTCTTTACCATATGGTATGGGTCAGATATCTGGTCAGTCCGTACCGGTACCGgagacttcttcttcttcttctggttcgGTATCTTGGTTTGGGAGTttgtttaagaagaagaaagaaacagaggatcaTCATTCAGAGAGCAGAACTCACATTTTGGAGAGCTTTGATGCTCCTCCTGTGCCTACTTATGAGTTTAAGTGA
- a CDS encoding F-box family protein (F-box family protein; CONTAINS InterPro DOMAIN/s: F-box domain, cyclin-like (InterPro:IPR001810), F-box domain, Skp2-like (InterPro:IPR022364); BEST Arabidopsis thaliana protein match is: F-box family protein (TAIR:AT1G20940.1); Has 127 Blast hits to 122 proteins in 15 species: Archae - 0; Bacteria - 0; Metazoa - 0; Fungi - 0; Plants - 127; Viruses - 0; Other Eukaryotes - 0 (source: NCBI BLink).): protein MNSLPLHLLDQILFRLEPKSLAMMKSTNRTINSHISDPLFESEYFSRLESSLYNLSPGGARYVMCQPLVSSCKSMSMGEKAIQGNFRCYMLGSCSGLLLLYIGGLFVANPLTKRFRYLDPSGSKFIPTLSGDRWIYLAHPERAMCVGFAVDRKRFKIVCILEMETRYEFEINDGDSWRLSKTTINADSKSDLTKWMKPVYLEGTLHWLRNDGSIIAFNPETEQARLIPSGFHQEVPDMKLLLAADDKINRLTLISGTKQTISVYTLLGNLKWGLARRIKNVSLKENELNAGTWLCTMASVFW from the coding sequence ATGAACAGCTTACCTTTGCATCTCCTCGACCAAATTCTTTTCAGATTGGAACCCAAATCTCTGGCGATGATGAAATCCACAAATAGAACTATCAATTCGCATATATCTGACCCGCTTTTTGAATCCGAATACTTTTCCCGGTTAGAATCCAGTTTGTATAACCTTTCCCCCGGTGGCGCCAGATACGTCATGTGCCAGCCTTTAGTCTCTTCATGCAAATCTATGTCAATGGGGGAAAAAGCAATTCAAGGTAATTTCCGATGTTACATGTTGGGGTCATGCTCTGGCCTTCTCCTACTGTACATCGGTGGCCTCTTCGTCGCAAATCCCCTCACAAAGAGGTTTCGATATTTGGATCCTTCTGGCTCAAAGTTTATACCTACGCTAAGTGGTGATCGCTGGATTTATTTGGCACATCCGGAGAGAGCGATGTGCGTTGGTTTTGCGGTTGATCGAAAGAGATTCAAGATCGTCTGCATACTTGAGATGGAGACGAGGTATGAATTCGAAATCAACGACGGCGATTCATGGAGATTATCAAAAACGACTATCAATGCTGACTCAAAAAGTGATCTCACCAAGTGGATGAAACCTGTTTACTTGGAAGGCACTCTTCATTGGTTGAGAAACGACGGGAGCATCATAGCTTTCAATCCCGAGACAGAGCAAGCACGCTTGATTCCTTCCGGTTTTCATCAGGAAGTACCGGATATGAAACTGTTACTTGCGGCAGATGATAAGATCAATCGCTTGACCTTAATATCAGggacaaaacaaacaatctcaGTTTACACATTACTCGGGAATCTCAAATGGGGTCTCGCTAGGCGGATCAAGAACGTATCTCTGAAAGAAAATGAGTTGAATGCTGGAACATGGTTGTGTACGATGGCAAGCGTCTTCTGGTga